The genomic region GATCCTGGTCCCTACTATACACAGAAAAGACTGTACGTTTTGAAATAGATAAAAAAAACGTAAAGAATGCTTTAAAGGAATGGAGTACCAATAAGTTTGGGGGTCTAGACTGTGTGATTGAGGCTTTGAGATTGATGTCCATGAACTATGAGCTAAAAGCAGAAGATAATTGTCTGAATGATGATGAAAGGAAGGTTTGGTTAGATTGTAGGAAGAAGTGGATAGAAAAAGAGAAAGTAAAAACGAGTATGCTAAAACAAAAAGCGCGTGTTAAATGGTGTCTCGAGGGTGATGAAAATACGAAATACTTCCATTCAATTTTAAAACGAAACAATAATAAAAACAACATGAGGGGTTTAAACATTAATGGAGTTTGGAATGAATCGACAAACGATATCAAAGAAGAAGTTTTTCaatcactttaagcatgtttttgaGGAAATTGATGGTGAAAGGCTGAGCATGGAAGAACTTAGCTATCCCTTATTATCTTTGGATGATGCAAATGCACTTGAGCTCCCTTTTGAAGAGAAAGAGATCAGAGAAGCGGTCTTTGATTGTGGGAGTACTAAAGCACCCGGTCCTGACGGGTTTAATATGAGATTTCTAAAAAAATATTGGGACATTATTAAGAACGATCTTATTGATGCAATCGGGTGGTTTTGGGATAAATGTGATTTCTCTCGGGGTTGTAATGCATCTTTCGTTACCTTGGTTCCAAAAAAGTACGACCCAATTGGTTTAGGTGATTATCGGCCCATTAGTTTGATCGGAAGTTATTACAAGATCATTGCAAAGATTCTTTCTAATCATCTTCGGAAGGTAATTCCTCATCTCATCGGCTCGGAGCAAAGTGCGTTCCTAAAAGATAGATTCATCCTAGATGGTGTTTTGATTGTAAACGAAAGCATCGAGTTCTTAAAACAAACCAAGAAAAAATGTTTCGTTTTCAAAGTAGATTTCGAAAAGGCTTTTGATTGCCTAAATTGGAATTTCTTGATGGAAGTTATGAAAAGTATAGGCTTCGGGACAAAGTGGAGAAAGTGGATTCTCTCGTGTCTTAAAACTGCTACCATCTCCGTTCTTGTTAATGGATCACCCACCAATGAATTCTCGGCCGAAAGAGGCATTTGTCAAGGTGACCCTTTATCACCTTTTCTTTTCATATTAGTCGCGGAAGGCCTTAACATACTCACGAAGGCCGCAATTGATAATAATTTATTCAAGGGGGTTGAAATTGGTCGTAACAAGATAAAAATCTCTCATCTACAATACGCGAACGATACTCTTTTTTTGGGAGATTGGAGTAGGGCTAacttacaaaacctacaaaacctcCTAAAATGTTTTGAACTAGCTTCCGGTTTAAAGGTCAATTTTCATAAAAGTTGCCTCTACGGGGTTAGTGCCGGTGTTGATGAAACAAACTGGTTTGCTTGTAGTATGGGTTGTCAAATCGGTGCTTTCCCTTTTAAGTACCTTGGTTTGCCTATCGGGGCAAACATGAAAAAAATCTTGTAGTTGGAACCCGGTGATCGAAAAATAAAGTCCAAACTCTGAAATTGGAAAATGCGTTCGATGTCTTTTGGGGAAAAATGGTGCTTATCAAATCGGTCCTAAATAGCCTACCTTTGTATTATTTCTATTGAGAGTGtgagaagagtgtgtttttgggGTGGGTCGGATCTAAACTCTAAGATtccttgggttaaatgggataaaGTTGTTTCTCCTTATGAAAATGGGGGATTAAACTTTGGTCTTTTAAAAAGTAAAAACCTTGCTTTATtgggaaagtggtggtggaggttttatACCGAAACCGATTCACTTTGGTCCAAATTGATTCGTAGCATTTATGGTTCTCGTGGTGGTTTGGATCTAGGGAGTGAAGAAATTCGCTCCTTAAAACCATCCATTTGGCGGGATATTCTTTTGGCAGGTACCACTATTGAAGATACAGGTTTAAATTTCAAGAACTCATTCAAAGTTTCTGTGAGCAGCAACTCGTCGAAGGAATTCTGGAACACGAACCGATCTGGCAGCATTCTCAGCAGTAAATTCCCTCGTCTGTTCCAA from Rutidosis leptorrhynchoides isolate AG116_Rl617_1_P2 chromosome 9, CSIRO_AGI_Rlap_v1, whole genome shotgun sequence harbors:
- the LOC139868602 gene encoding uncharacterized protein — encoded protein: MEELSYPLLSLDDANALELPFEEKEIREAVFDCGSTKAPGPDGFNMRFLKKYWDIIKNDLIDAIGWFWDKCDFSRGCNASFVTLVPKKYDPIGLGDYRPISLIGSYYKIIAKILSNHLRKVIPHLIGSEQSAFLKDRFILDGVLIVNESIEFLKQTKKKCFVFKVDFEKAFDCLNWNFLMEVMKSIGFGTKWRKWILSCLKTATISVLVNGSPTNEFSAERGICQGDPLSPFLFILVAEGLNILTKAAIDNNLFKGVEIGRNKIKISHLQYANDTLFLGDWSRANLQNLQNLLKCFELASGLKVNFHKSCLYGVSAGVDETNWFACSMGCQIGAFPFKYLAYLCIISIESVRRVCFWGGSDLNSKIPWVKWDKVVSPYENGGLNFGLLKSKNLALLGKWWWRFYTETDSLWSKLIRSIYGSRGGLDLGSEEIRSLKPSIWRDILLAGTTIEDTGLNFKNSFKVSVSSNSSKEFWNTNRSGSILSSKFPRLFQLEVSKHAFISSRLHVTDSDTVFRGDWSRVPSGHTASELSELSQIIIDYVFNNNGKDTCVWSNSHNGSFTVRSLSLLIDNKLLVEPLNNIETIRNNFVPKKNWRSLYGGLDKKDFPL